The genomic DNA AGAACGGCGTGTCCTCGTAGGTCGCGAGCACCCGCGAGCGGCCGCCGTCGCTGCGGGTCTCGCGCGGCATCCGCCAGAAGCGCGTCGCCGGGAGCGCCGCGCCGGGCGGCGGCCGGATCTCGCGGCGGCTGCCGTCCGCGGAGAACCGGAGCGACAGGTTCTGGCCACCGCCGTCGCGGTGATGGACGTCGTAGAGGATCGCCGCGCCGTCCGGCAGGTCAGCCCGGCACCATGTCCACCGCGAGAAGGCGGCCTCCAGCGGTTCGTCGCCGTCGTTGGTGTCGAAGTAGCCGCTCCCGCTCCAGCGAAGGTCCGGCGCGTCGAAATCGACCTCGACCCGCGAGGACGGCGACATCGGCCACCAGCGGTGGCGCCCGGCCCGGTCGAGATGGAACGGGCCGCCCGTGAACCCGCGCGGCTCGAGACGCACGGTGCCGCGGATCCTCCGGGGCAGGGGCGCGCCGCGCTCGTCGATCCGCACCGTCAGCGCCGTGCCGTCCCAGTGC from Methylobacterium oryzae includes the following:
- a CDS encoding carotenoid 1,2-hydratase, coding for MSDDGRQGLTIIAFIGSVFSPYYAWSAEKDPFAHCAMNVVLYGDRGRFAMTERRATSLSRSADHIAVGPSAMHWDGTALTVRIDERGAPLPRRIRGTVRLEPRGFTGGPFHLDRAGRHRWWPMSPSSRVEVDFDAPDLRWSGSGYFDTNDGDEPLEAAFSRWTWCRADLPDGAAILYDVHHRDGGGQNLSLRFSADGSRREIRPPPGAALPATRFWRMPRETRSDGGRSRVLATYEDTPFYARSLLASTLGGEPVRAVHESLSLDRFRNPMVRLMLPFRIPRPLAP